One window of Cydia pomonella isolate Wapato2018A chromosome 5, ilCydPomo1, whole genome shotgun sequence genomic DNA carries:
- the LOC133517824 gene encoding inactive protein tyrosine kinase pTKL isoform X2 — MKIKQITDNGNVAAENGHQIPSHINSSNRGWLPNKTSSEYFYNNINRTEHSQFNSNYNNSNITTGLFRNNTVQKKNVTNETSNLTAEPVCNTLYRLNNQNNPVFLNLNNTEASNLEGATENFLAPRESFLGSNVSSNTTPIDDERPFDHSDTDEMSENGSRPVPRGIVNPNYPGFQHLAHTLQDYSSNIENFYHSENDMTDDDIDLEITESTYEPELNLNETTIVCKNINNNNNQEEFKNSKILSSPIESKVTATSDSLSQNEIPDLLKTISENNNNINRSEFDIACTDTDIENNFHTKDIIGDFNKEIEDEIKQLLNYNINIQDDLEELRKDIKDTFAKPIENTINNISEVVNHVIKKLVETHVDEIEYSPDKSANKTSSREVLNNEISDIKQNEANAIKEMNLSRPTFLLIENNTNKITDAFLSDGKDEITLYENEYDTKNMSNNVENTIKQLSTELRKIIPKLDEMRERDRLWIRDKKEPSVILTDGNFNEVANSSQYTGDMKGGNNPDVFTKKPTKVLSEPSAPEEQPKELAPAKKYTRSAQSNSSVRIGEIVDKCDLGSFDVYNIETALPKLDFDAIENHLKAAKEAERRKRNDREEIRKRLAMGADSEEYYSMGHTDRPGKKPSLHSRLQNGAKLRPTTLSLKTSKSRSSQSLGHIELKESDFYALQATLQTEARIALAQAKELARIQMERERRSRGASPVTEMLRNSMRKANAPLAPDRRRVARQLLTDMNVAQLQVVVNELHSQIESLNESLVQLLMARDELHMGQDSMLVDIEDLTRYLDLVKFEKMDQQHLLAIYLYEHQLGTSSRETPNKINTAFGQNTTTDRTVRNWFQRFNEGDTSLKDIPHTGRPVSFDEEALRRELELHKDSTTRDLEKTLNYQYSTIDRHLQSMGYRKVLSRWTPHALTDAQRALRVNICESLLLRPQRKSFLESIITGDESWVLYENVTRKAFWMPSDKRPPTQPKSSPHGQKLLLSVFWDSQGMLLWELLEDHQTINAEAYVNQLQKLANAVREKRPKRLVVSLLHDNARPHTAKITCKFLEELGWTTIPHPPYSSDPAPSDYHLFRALKQHFRKKKFENSGDLKHYLANFFASQPLSFWARGIEILPSRW, encoded by the exons ATGAAAATCAAACAGATCACCGATAACGGTAATGTGGCTGCAGAGAACGGGCATCAGATACCATCACACATAAACTCTAGCAACCGGGGCTGGCTACCCAATAAAACCAGCtctgaatatttttataataatattaacaggACGGAACATTCccaatttaattctaattacAATAATTCGAATATTACCACTGGTTTGTTCAGAAATAATACTGTGCAAAAAAAGAATGTTACGAATGAAACCTCCAACTTGACTGCTGAACCAGTGTGCAATACCCTGTATAGGCTGAATAATCAAAATAACCCagtatttttgaatttgaataacACAGAAGCTAGCAACCTGGAGGGCGCCACGGAAAATTTCCTCGCTCCCCGTGAAAGCTTTCTAG GTAGTAATGTGTCTTCGAATACAACCCCAATTGATGACGAGCGGCCGTTTGATCATTCAGACACGGATGAGATGTCTGAGAATGGCAGTCGCCCTGTGCCTAGAGGAATCGTGAATCCAAATTATCCAGGTTTTCAACACTTGGCGCATACGTTGCAG GATTATTCTTCAAACATTGAAAATTTTTATCACTCTGAAAATGACATGACGGACGACGATATAGATTTAGAGATAACCGAATCAACATATGAACCAGAGCTTAACTTAAATGAAACCAccattgtatgtaaaaatatcaataataataataaccaggaagaatttaaaaattctaaaatactaAGTTCACCTATTGAGAGTAAAGTAACAGCAACGTCAGATAGTCTTTCACAAAACGAAATTCcagatttattaaaaacaatatcagaaaataataacaacatCAACCGTAGTGAATTTGATATAGCTTGCACTGATACAGATATAGAAAATAACTTTCACACTAAAGATATTATAGGggattttaataaagaaattgaagacgaaataaaacaattgttaaattataacattaataTTCAAGACGATTTAGAAGAATTAAGAAAAGATATCAAAGATACTTTTGCGAAGCCAATTGAAAATACCATTAATAACATAAGTGAAGTCGTGAATCATGTTATAAAGAAACTGGTTGAAACTCATGTTGATGAAATCGAGTACAGTCCAGATAAATCAGCAAATAAAACAAGTAGTAGAGAAGtgttaaataatgaaattagcGACATTAAACAAAATGAAGCAAATGCAATAAAAGAAATGAATCTCAGTAGGCCTACATTTTTATTGATAGAAAATAACACGAATAAGATAACCGATGCATTCTTATCAGACGGAAAAGATGAAATCACCCTTTATGAAAACGAATATGATACAAAAAATATGAGCAATAACGtcgaaaatacaataaaacaactCAGCACTGAGTTAAGGAAAATCATTCCGAAGTTAGATGAAATGCGAGAACGTGATAGATTATGGATAAGGGATAAAAAAGAACCGTCTGTGATCCTTACAGATGGTAATTTTAATGAAGTTGCAAATTCGTCTCAATATACCGGAGACATGAAAGGTGGAAACAACCCCgatgtatttacaaaaaaaccgACCAAGGTACTGAG TGAACCATCGGCGCCAGAGGAACAGCCAAAGGAATTGGCACCAGCTAAGAAGTATACCAGATCAGCTCAAAGCAACTCATCCGTCCGAATAGGTGAAATAGTAGACAAATGTGATTTGG GAAGTTTCGACGTCTATAACATAGAAACTGCTCTGCCCAAGTTAGATTTCGATGCGATTGAAAATCATTTGAAGGCAGCTAAAGAAGCAGAGAGACGG aAACGCAATGATAGGGAAGAGATCAGAAAACGTTTGGCCATGGGGGCTGACAGTGAGGAATATTACAGCATGGGACACACTGACAGGCCAGGAAAAAAACCAAGCCTACACTCGAGACTGCAGAATG GTGCTAAGTTACGTCCCACAACTCTTTCACTGAAGACATCCAAGTCTCGATCTTCACAGTCCCTCGGACACATAGAGCTAAAGGAGTCTGATTTCTACGCACTTCAGGCGACGCTTCAAACCGAGGCAAGGATTGCGCTCGCGCAGGCTAAAGAATTGGCCCGAATTCAGATGGAG CGCGAGCGTCGCAGCCGCGGCGCGTCGCCGGTGACGGAGATGCTGCGCAACTCTATGCGCAAGGCCAACGCGCCGCTCGCGCCCGACCGCCGCCGCGTGGCGCGCCAGCTGCTCACCGACATGAACGTGGCGCAGCTCCAG GTGGTGGTGAACGAGCTGCACTCACAGATCGAGTCGCTAAACGAATCTCTCGTGCAGCTGCTGATGGCGCGCGACGAGCTGCACATGGGGCAGGACTCCATGCTCGTCGACATCGAGGACCTCACCCGCTACCT AGATTtagttaaattcgaaaaaatggACCAACAACATCTTCTTGCGATTTACTTATATGAACACCAATTGGGAACCAGTTCGAGGGAAACTCCAAATAAGATTAACACTGCTTTTGGCCAAAACACTACTACCGATCGCACAGTACGAAATTGGTTCCAGCGCTTTAATGAAGGAGACACAAGTCTAAAAGACATTCCTCATACTGGTCGCCCCGTCAGTTTTGACGAAGAAGCATTGCGGCGCGAGCTTGAGTTGCATAAGGATTCCACCACCAGGGATTTAGAGAAAACTCTGAACTATCAATACAGTACCATTGATCGCCATCTGCAGTCGATGGGTTACCGTAAAGTTTTGTCAAGATGGACGCCTCATGCGTTGACCGATGCTCAACGTGCATTACGTGTCAACATTTGTGAAAGTCTGCTGTTGCGCCCCCAAAGAAAGAGCTTCCTGGAGTCAATCATCACTGGAGACGAGTCCTGGGTCTTGTACGAGAACGTTACACGAAAAGCCTTTTGGATGCCTTCCGATAAACGGCCACCAACACAGCCGAAAAGCAGTCCGCATGGCCAGAAACTTCTCTTGTCAGTTTTCTGGGATTCGCAAGGAATGTTGCTGTGGGAGTTACTGGAGGACCATCAGACTATCAATGCCGAAGCCTACGTGAATCAACTACAAAAGTTGGCGAACGCTGTTAGAGAAAAAAGGCCAAAACGTCTTGTAGTATCATTACTTCATGATAATGCACGACCACATACGGCGAAAATAACCTGTAAATTTCTAGAGGAGCTCGGTTGGACAACAATACCTCACCCACCTTATAGCTCTGATCCAGCACCTTCCGACTATCATCTTTTTCGGGCTTTGAAACAGCATTTTCGTAAAAAGAAATTCGAAAATTCTGGCGACCTAAAACATTACCTTGCCAACTTCTTTGCCTCTCAGCCACTTTCATTCTGGGCCAGGGGTATTGAAATTTTGCCTAGCAGATGGTAA
- the LOC133517824 gene encoding general transcriptional corepressor trfA isoform X1, with protein sequence MKIKQITDNGNVAAENGHQIPSHINSSNRGWLPNKTSSEYFYNNINRTEHSQFNSNYNNSNITTGLFRNNTVQKKNVTNETSNLTAEPVCNTLYRLNNQNNPVFLNLNNTEASNLEGATENFLAPRESFLGSNVSSNTTPIDDERPFDHSDTDEMSENGSRPVPRGIVNPNYPGFQHLAHTLQDYSSNIENFYHSENDMTDDDIDLEITESTYEPELNLNETTIVCKNINNNNNQEEFKNSKILSSPIESKVTATSDSLSQNEIPDLLKTISENNNNINRSEFDIACTDTDIENNFHTKDIIGDFNKEIEDEIKQLLNYNINIQDDLEELRKDIKDTFAKPIENTINNISEVVNHVIKKLVETHVDEIEYSPDKSANKTSSREVLNNEISDIKQNEANAIKEMNLSRPTFLLIENNTNKITDAFLSDGKDEITLYENEYDTKNMSNNVENTIKQLSTELRKIIPKLDEMRERDRLWIRDKKEPSVILTDGNFNEVANSSQYTGDMKGGNNPDVFTKKPTKVLSEPSAPEEQPKELAPAKKYTRSAQSNSSVRIGEIVDKCDLGSFDVYNIETALPKLDFDAIENHLKAAKEAERRKRNDREEIRKRLAMGADSEEYYSMGHTDRPGKKPSLHSRLQNGKNLQICFMNETASDSESTSELDRNINYSTKSLSRSSIFSKSNYSLNNHPYQTRPLSVSITKHDKIGIVPSGAKLRPTTLSLKTSKSRSSQSLGHIELKESDFYALQATLQTEARIALAQAKELARIQMERERRSRGASPVTEMLRNSMRKANAPLAPDRRRVARQLLTDMNVAQLQVVVNELHSQIESLNESLVQLLMARDELHMGQDSMLVDIEDLTRYLDLVKFEKMDQQHLLAIYLYEHQLGTSSRETPNKINTAFGQNTTTDRTVRNWFQRFNEGDTSLKDIPHTGRPVSFDEEALRRELELHKDSTTRDLEKTLNYQYSTIDRHLQSMGYRKVLSRWTPHALTDAQRALRVNICESLLLRPQRKSFLESIITGDESWVLYENVTRKAFWMPSDKRPPTQPKSSPHGQKLLLSVFWDSQGMLLWELLEDHQTINAEAYVNQLQKLANAVREKRPKRLVVSLLHDNARPHTAKITCKFLEELGWTTIPHPPYSSDPAPSDYHLFRALKQHFRKKKFENSGDLKHYLANFFASQPLSFWARGIEILPSRW encoded by the exons ATGAAAATCAAACAGATCACCGATAACGGTAATGTGGCTGCAGAGAACGGGCATCAGATACCATCACACATAAACTCTAGCAACCGGGGCTGGCTACCCAATAAAACCAGCtctgaatatttttataataatattaacaggACGGAACATTCccaatttaattctaattacAATAATTCGAATATTACCACTGGTTTGTTCAGAAATAATACTGTGCAAAAAAAGAATGTTACGAATGAAACCTCCAACTTGACTGCTGAACCAGTGTGCAATACCCTGTATAGGCTGAATAATCAAAATAACCCagtatttttgaatttgaataacACAGAAGCTAGCAACCTGGAGGGCGCCACGGAAAATTTCCTCGCTCCCCGTGAAAGCTTTCTAG GTAGTAATGTGTCTTCGAATACAACCCCAATTGATGACGAGCGGCCGTTTGATCATTCAGACACGGATGAGATGTCTGAGAATGGCAGTCGCCCTGTGCCTAGAGGAATCGTGAATCCAAATTATCCAGGTTTTCAACACTTGGCGCATACGTTGCAG GATTATTCTTCAAACATTGAAAATTTTTATCACTCTGAAAATGACATGACGGACGACGATATAGATTTAGAGATAACCGAATCAACATATGAACCAGAGCTTAACTTAAATGAAACCAccattgtatgtaaaaatatcaataataataataaccaggaagaatttaaaaattctaaaatactaAGTTCACCTATTGAGAGTAAAGTAACAGCAACGTCAGATAGTCTTTCACAAAACGAAATTCcagatttattaaaaacaatatcagaaaataataacaacatCAACCGTAGTGAATTTGATATAGCTTGCACTGATACAGATATAGAAAATAACTTTCACACTAAAGATATTATAGGggattttaataaagaaattgaagacgaaataaaacaattgttaaattataacattaataTTCAAGACGATTTAGAAGAATTAAGAAAAGATATCAAAGATACTTTTGCGAAGCCAATTGAAAATACCATTAATAACATAAGTGAAGTCGTGAATCATGTTATAAAGAAACTGGTTGAAACTCATGTTGATGAAATCGAGTACAGTCCAGATAAATCAGCAAATAAAACAAGTAGTAGAGAAGtgttaaataatgaaattagcGACATTAAACAAAATGAAGCAAATGCAATAAAAGAAATGAATCTCAGTAGGCCTACATTTTTATTGATAGAAAATAACACGAATAAGATAACCGATGCATTCTTATCAGACGGAAAAGATGAAATCACCCTTTATGAAAACGAATATGATACAAAAAATATGAGCAATAACGtcgaaaatacaataaaacaactCAGCACTGAGTTAAGGAAAATCATTCCGAAGTTAGATGAAATGCGAGAACGTGATAGATTATGGATAAGGGATAAAAAAGAACCGTCTGTGATCCTTACAGATGGTAATTTTAATGAAGTTGCAAATTCGTCTCAATATACCGGAGACATGAAAGGTGGAAACAACCCCgatgtatttacaaaaaaaccgACCAAGGTACTGAG TGAACCATCGGCGCCAGAGGAACAGCCAAAGGAATTGGCACCAGCTAAGAAGTATACCAGATCAGCTCAAAGCAACTCATCCGTCCGAATAGGTGAAATAGTAGACAAATGTGATTTGG GAAGTTTCGACGTCTATAACATAGAAACTGCTCTGCCCAAGTTAGATTTCGATGCGATTGAAAATCATTTGAAGGCAGCTAAAGAAGCAGAGAGACGG aAACGCAATGATAGGGAAGAGATCAGAAAACGTTTGGCCATGGGGGCTGACAGTGAGGAATATTACAGCATGGGACACACTGACAGGCCAGGAAAAAAACCAAGCCTACACTCGAGACTGCAGAATG GGAAGAATCTCCAAATATGTTTCATGAATGAAACTGCATCTGACAGTGAGTCAACGTCAGAGCTGGACAGGAATATCAACTATAGCACCAAAAGCCTGTCTCGGTCAAGCATTTTCAGCAAGTCAAATTACAGTCTCAATAACCATCCATACCAGACAAGGCCACTGTCTGTCAGCATTACAAAACATGACAAAATTGGCATTGTTCCGTCTG GTGCTAAGTTACGTCCCACAACTCTTTCACTGAAGACATCCAAGTCTCGATCTTCACAGTCCCTCGGACACATAGAGCTAAAGGAGTCTGATTTCTACGCACTTCAGGCGACGCTTCAAACCGAGGCAAGGATTGCGCTCGCGCAGGCTAAAGAATTGGCCCGAATTCAGATGGAG CGCGAGCGTCGCAGCCGCGGCGCGTCGCCGGTGACGGAGATGCTGCGCAACTCTATGCGCAAGGCCAACGCGCCGCTCGCGCCCGACCGCCGCCGCGTGGCGCGCCAGCTGCTCACCGACATGAACGTGGCGCAGCTCCAG GTGGTGGTGAACGAGCTGCACTCACAGATCGAGTCGCTAAACGAATCTCTCGTGCAGCTGCTGATGGCGCGCGACGAGCTGCACATGGGGCAGGACTCCATGCTCGTCGACATCGAGGACCTCACCCGCTACCT AGATTtagttaaattcgaaaaaatggACCAACAACATCTTCTTGCGATTTACTTATATGAACACCAATTGGGAACCAGTTCGAGGGAAACTCCAAATAAGATTAACACTGCTTTTGGCCAAAACACTACTACCGATCGCACAGTACGAAATTGGTTCCAGCGCTTTAATGAAGGAGACACAAGTCTAAAAGACATTCCTCATACTGGTCGCCCCGTCAGTTTTGACGAAGAAGCATTGCGGCGCGAGCTTGAGTTGCATAAGGATTCCACCACCAGGGATTTAGAGAAAACTCTGAACTATCAATACAGTACCATTGATCGCCATCTGCAGTCGATGGGTTACCGTAAAGTTTTGTCAAGATGGACGCCTCATGCGTTGACCGATGCTCAACGTGCATTACGTGTCAACATTTGTGAAAGTCTGCTGTTGCGCCCCCAAAGAAAGAGCTTCCTGGAGTCAATCATCACTGGAGACGAGTCCTGGGTCTTGTACGAGAACGTTACACGAAAAGCCTTTTGGATGCCTTCCGATAAACGGCCACCAACACAGCCGAAAAGCAGTCCGCATGGCCAGAAACTTCTCTTGTCAGTTTTCTGGGATTCGCAAGGAATGTTGCTGTGGGAGTTACTGGAGGACCATCAGACTATCAATGCCGAAGCCTACGTGAATCAACTACAAAAGTTGGCGAACGCTGTTAGAGAAAAAAGGCCAAAACGTCTTGTAGTATCATTACTTCATGATAATGCACGACCACATACGGCGAAAATAACCTGTAAATTTCTAGAGGAGCTCGGTTGGACAACAATACCTCACCCACCTTATAGCTCTGATCCAGCACCTTCCGACTATCATCTTTTTCGGGCTTTGAAACAGCATTTTCGTAAAAAGAAATTCGAAAATTCTGGCGACCTAAAACATTACCTTGCCAACTTCTTTGCCTCTCAGCCACTTTCATTCTGGGCCAGGGGTATTGAAATTTTGCCTAGCAGATGGTAA
- the LOC133517824 gene encoding uncharacterized protein LOC133517824 isoform X3, with the protein MAPFTGSNVSSNTTPIDDERPFDHSDTDEMSENGSRPVPRGIVNPNYPGFQHLAHTLQDYSSNIENFYHSENDMTDDDIDLEITESTYEPELNLNETTIVCKNINNNNNQEEFKNSKILSSPIESKVTATSDSLSQNEIPDLLKTISENNNNINRSEFDIACTDTDIENNFHTKDIIGDFNKEIEDEIKQLLNYNINIQDDLEELRKDIKDTFAKPIENTINNISEVVNHVIKKLVETHVDEIEYSPDKSANKTSSREVLNNEISDIKQNEANAIKEMNLSRPTFLLIENNTNKITDAFLSDGKDEITLYENEYDTKNMSNNVENTIKQLSTELRKIIPKLDEMRERDRLWIRDKKEPSVILTDGNFNEVANSSQYTGDMKGGNNPDVFTKKPTKVLSEPSAPEEQPKELAPAKKYTRSAQSNSSVRIGEIVDKCDLGSFDVYNIETALPKLDFDAIENHLKAAKEAERRKRNDREEIRKRLAMGADSEEYYSMGHTDRPGKKPSLHSRLQNGKNLQICFMNETASDSESTSELDRNINYSTKSLSRSSIFSKSNYSLNNHPYQTRPLSVSITKHDKIGIVPSGAKLRPTTLSLKTSKSRSSQSLGHIELKESDFYALQATLQTEARIALAQAKELARIQMERERRSRGASPVTEMLRNSMRKANAPLAPDRRRVARQLLTDMNVAQLQVVVNELHSQIESLNESLVQLLMARDELHMGQDSMLVDIEDLTRYLDLVKFEKMDQQHLLAIYLYEHQLGTSSRETPNKINTAFGQNTTTDRTVRNWFQRFNEGDTSLKDIPHTGRPVSFDEEALRRELELHKDSTTRDLEKTLNYQYSTIDRHLQSMGYRKVLSRWTPHALTDAQRALRVNICESLLLRPQRKSFLESIITGDESWVLYENVTRKAFWMPSDKRPPTQPKSSPHGQKLLLSVFWDSQGMLLWELLEDHQTINAEAYVNQLQKLANAVREKRPKRLVVSLLHDNARPHTAKITCKFLEELGWTTIPHPPYSSDPAPSDYHLFRALKQHFRKKKFENSGDLKHYLANFFASQPLSFWARGIEILPSRW; encoded by the exons GTAGTAATGTGTCTTCGAATACAACCCCAATTGATGACGAGCGGCCGTTTGATCATTCAGACACGGATGAGATGTCTGAGAATGGCAGTCGCCCTGTGCCTAGAGGAATCGTGAATCCAAATTATCCAGGTTTTCAACACTTGGCGCATACGTTGCAG GATTATTCTTCAAACATTGAAAATTTTTATCACTCTGAAAATGACATGACGGACGACGATATAGATTTAGAGATAACCGAATCAACATATGAACCAGAGCTTAACTTAAATGAAACCAccattgtatgtaaaaatatcaataataataataaccaggaagaatttaaaaattctaaaatactaAGTTCACCTATTGAGAGTAAAGTAACAGCAACGTCAGATAGTCTTTCACAAAACGAAATTCcagatttattaaaaacaatatcagaaaataataacaacatCAACCGTAGTGAATTTGATATAGCTTGCACTGATACAGATATAGAAAATAACTTTCACACTAAAGATATTATAGGggattttaataaagaaattgaagacgaaataaaacaattgttaaattataacattaataTTCAAGACGATTTAGAAGAATTAAGAAAAGATATCAAAGATACTTTTGCGAAGCCAATTGAAAATACCATTAATAACATAAGTGAAGTCGTGAATCATGTTATAAAGAAACTGGTTGAAACTCATGTTGATGAAATCGAGTACAGTCCAGATAAATCAGCAAATAAAACAAGTAGTAGAGAAGtgttaaataatgaaattagcGACATTAAACAAAATGAAGCAAATGCAATAAAAGAAATGAATCTCAGTAGGCCTACATTTTTATTGATAGAAAATAACACGAATAAGATAACCGATGCATTCTTATCAGACGGAAAAGATGAAATCACCCTTTATGAAAACGAATATGATACAAAAAATATGAGCAATAACGtcgaaaatacaataaaacaactCAGCACTGAGTTAAGGAAAATCATTCCGAAGTTAGATGAAATGCGAGAACGTGATAGATTATGGATAAGGGATAAAAAAGAACCGTCTGTGATCCTTACAGATGGTAATTTTAATGAAGTTGCAAATTCGTCTCAATATACCGGAGACATGAAAGGTGGAAACAACCCCgatgtatttacaaaaaaaccgACCAAGGTACTGAG TGAACCATCGGCGCCAGAGGAACAGCCAAAGGAATTGGCACCAGCTAAGAAGTATACCAGATCAGCTCAAAGCAACTCATCCGTCCGAATAGGTGAAATAGTAGACAAATGTGATTTGG GAAGTTTCGACGTCTATAACATAGAAACTGCTCTGCCCAAGTTAGATTTCGATGCGATTGAAAATCATTTGAAGGCAGCTAAAGAAGCAGAGAGACGG aAACGCAATGATAGGGAAGAGATCAGAAAACGTTTGGCCATGGGGGCTGACAGTGAGGAATATTACAGCATGGGACACACTGACAGGCCAGGAAAAAAACCAAGCCTACACTCGAGACTGCAGAATG GGAAGAATCTCCAAATATGTTTCATGAATGAAACTGCATCTGACAGTGAGTCAACGTCAGAGCTGGACAGGAATATCAACTATAGCACCAAAAGCCTGTCTCGGTCAAGCATTTTCAGCAAGTCAAATTACAGTCTCAATAACCATCCATACCAGACAAGGCCACTGTCTGTCAGCATTACAAAACATGACAAAATTGGCATTGTTCCGTCTG GTGCTAAGTTACGTCCCACAACTCTTTCACTGAAGACATCCAAGTCTCGATCTTCACAGTCCCTCGGACACATAGAGCTAAAGGAGTCTGATTTCTACGCACTTCAGGCGACGCTTCAAACCGAGGCAAGGATTGCGCTCGCGCAGGCTAAAGAATTGGCCCGAATTCAGATGGAG CGCGAGCGTCGCAGCCGCGGCGCGTCGCCGGTGACGGAGATGCTGCGCAACTCTATGCGCAAGGCCAACGCGCCGCTCGCGCCCGACCGCCGCCGCGTGGCGCGCCAGCTGCTCACCGACATGAACGTGGCGCAGCTCCAG GTGGTGGTGAACGAGCTGCACTCACAGATCGAGTCGCTAAACGAATCTCTCGTGCAGCTGCTGATGGCGCGCGACGAGCTGCACATGGGGCAGGACTCCATGCTCGTCGACATCGAGGACCTCACCCGCTACCT AGATTtagttaaattcgaaaaaatggACCAACAACATCTTCTTGCGATTTACTTATATGAACACCAATTGGGAACCAGTTCGAGGGAAACTCCAAATAAGATTAACACTGCTTTTGGCCAAAACACTACTACCGATCGCACAGTACGAAATTGGTTCCAGCGCTTTAATGAAGGAGACACAAGTCTAAAAGACATTCCTCATACTGGTCGCCCCGTCAGTTTTGACGAAGAAGCATTGCGGCGCGAGCTTGAGTTGCATAAGGATTCCACCACCAGGGATTTAGAGAAAACTCTGAACTATCAATACAGTACCATTGATCGCCATCTGCAGTCGATGGGTTACCGTAAAGTTTTGTCAAGATGGACGCCTCATGCGTTGACCGATGCTCAACGTGCATTACGTGTCAACATTTGTGAAAGTCTGCTGTTGCGCCCCCAAAGAAAGAGCTTCCTGGAGTCAATCATCACTGGAGACGAGTCCTGGGTCTTGTACGAGAACGTTACACGAAAAGCCTTTTGGATGCCTTCCGATAAACGGCCACCAACACAGCCGAAAAGCAGTCCGCATGGCCAGAAACTTCTCTTGTCAGTTTTCTGGGATTCGCAAGGAATGTTGCTGTGGGAGTTACTGGAGGACCATCAGACTATCAATGCCGAAGCCTACGTGAATCAACTACAAAAGTTGGCGAACGCTGTTAGAGAAAAAAGGCCAAAACGTCTTGTAGTATCATTACTTCATGATAATGCACGACCACATACGGCGAAAATAACCTGTAAATTTCTAGAGGAGCTCGGTTGGACAACAATACCTCACCCACCTTATAGCTCTGATCCAGCACCTTCCGACTATCATCTTTTTCGGGCTTTGAAACAGCATTTTCGTAAAAAGAAATTCGAAAATTCTGGCGACCTAAAACATTACCTTGCCAACTTCTTTGCCTCTCAGCCACTTTCATTCTGGGCCAGGGGTATTGAAATTTTGCCTAGCAGATGGTAA